The Triticum aestivum cultivar Chinese Spring chromosome 3A, IWGSC CS RefSeq v2.1, whole genome shotgun sequence genome includes a region encoding these proteins:
- the LOC123059586 gene encoding uncharacterized protein has protein sequence MLPTGTTSSSHMHDTVQHHHQVLQRWKGSSCQPSQGWWLSVFCAHTILECYVCPRPSSHSSPRPSTAPSRLLSGRICEAAGASTRSVGRGLELAAAKEWLSLLAQMTAAVVDEEAQDLHARHPDPDRRRSLLHIHTLQAPCNSMDGIDGRDMRPS, from the exons GATACAGTACAACATCATCACCAAGTATTGCAAAGATGGAAGGGTTCATCTTGCCAGCCAAGCCAAGGTTGGTGGCTATCCGTGTTTTGTGCTCACACGATTTTGGAATGCTATGTGTGTCCACGTCCATCTAGCCACTCTTCTCCACGACCAAGCACGGCCCCGTCCCGTCTCCTCTCCGGTCGCATCT GTGAGGCGGCGGGCGCATCCACCAGATCCGTCGGCCGTGGCTTGGAGCTGGCCGCGGCCAAGGAATGGCTCTCGTTGCTCGCGCAAATGACGGCAGCCGTGGTCGATGAGGAGGCCCAAGACCTCCATGCTCGTCACCCAGATCCGGACAGGAGGAGGAGCTTGCTGCACATACACACCCTACAG GCGCCCTGCAATTCCATGGACGGCATCGATGGCCGAGACATGCGCCCAAGCTGA